One genomic segment of Actinomycetes bacterium includes these proteins:
- a CDS encoding metallophosphoesterase, producing the protein MRIAVVGDLSGHLAPFAGALAGLGVDVNAARLPNDLAVVQVGDLVHKGPDSDTLVSLADRLLDTNQGRYVQLLGNHEAQYLGGPRFYDQTPLAPVAIATLRRWRANGALKVATALRTATGESYLITHAGLTHLNFLHHVITEDAGQAAKMLNDLLDRRPKVVYAGGVMLHGTRTGMAGPLWAEAGRELYPGWLRAAAAGQLLPFGQIHGHSPVLDFTGELAYPLPADIAALTTIDVDRRHVSFTIGGQRFLNVDPGYDHRPPGRSRLHPAIFNGELLLT; encoded by the coding sequence GTGCGGATCGCTGTCGTCGGCGACCTGTCTGGGCATCTGGCCCCGTTCGCGGGTGCGCTTGCTGGCCTCGGCGTCGACGTGAACGCCGCCCGCTTGCCGAACGACCTCGCCGTCGTGCAGGTCGGCGACCTGGTCCACAAGGGCCCCGATTCCGACACCCTCGTCAGCCTGGCGGATCGCCTCCTGGACACCAACCAGGGCCGCTACGTGCAGCTGCTCGGCAACCACGAAGCCCAGTACCTCGGCGGCCCACGCTTCTACGACCAGACCCCTCTGGCACCCGTCGCCATTGCCACGCTGCGCCGGTGGCGGGCCAATGGCGCGCTCAAGGTCGCCACCGCGCTTCGCACCGCCACCGGCGAGTCGTACCTGATCACCCACGCCGGGCTCACCCACCTTAACTTCCTGCACCATGTGATCACCGAGGACGCCGGCCAGGCCGCCAAGATGCTCAACGACCTGCTCGACAGGCGCCCGAAGGTGGTTTATGCCGGCGGCGTCATGCTCCACGGCACCCGCACAGGCATGGCCGGCCCGTTGTGGGCGGAGGCGGGCCGCGAGTTGTATCCAGGCTGGCTTCGGGCGGCCGCGGCCGGGCAGCTCCTCCCCTTCGGCCAGATCCACGGCCACAGTCCAGTCCTCGACTTCACCGGCGAACTCGCCTACCCGCTCCCAGCCGACATCGCCGCCCTCACGACGATCGACGTGGACCGCCGGCATGTCAGCTTCACCATCGGGGGGCAGCGGTTTCTCAATGTCGACCCAGGCTACGATCACCGCCCACCCGGACGGTCCCGCCTCCACCCTGCCATCTTCAACGGGGAGCTTCTCCTGACGTAG
- a CDS encoding tyrosine-type recombinase/integrase, producing the protein ASTAATYHKVLKILYAWLVEEAEIPADPMARIRPPIVPDKPVPVVPEEGLKRLLRACAGTTFEARRDTALLMLLLDTGARRAEMTGLTLDDVDLDLDVLLVLGKGRRERALPFGQRAGEALDRYLRARARHKHAGLPWLWLGQKGRLTDSGLRGVLRRRGAQAGIPGLHAHQLRHTFAHAWLAQGGTEGDLMRIAGWKSRAMLQRYGASAADARAREAHRRLSPADRL; encoded by the coding sequence CCGCCAGTACCGCTGCGACCTACCACAAGGTCCTCAAGATCCTGTACGCCTGGCTGGTCGAGGAGGCCGAGATCCCGGCCGACCCGATGGCGCGGATCCGCCCGCCGATCGTGCCCGACAAGCCGGTCCCGGTCGTGCCCGAGGAGGGCCTCAAGCGACTGCTTCGCGCCTGCGCCGGTACCACCTTCGAGGCGCGTCGCGACACCGCGCTGCTGATGCTGCTGCTGGACACCGGCGCCCGCCGCGCCGAGATGACCGGGCTCACCCTCGACGACGTCGACCTGGACCTTGACGTGCTGCTGGTGCTCGGCAAGGGACGCCGGGAGCGCGCCCTGCCTTTCGGGCAGCGGGCCGGGGAGGCGCTGGACCGCTACCTTCGCGCCCGCGCCCGTCACAAGCACGCCGGCCTGCCGTGGCTGTGGCTGGGGCAGAAGGGCCGGCTCACCGACTCCGGGCTGCGGGGCGTGCTGCGCCGCCGCGGGGCGCAAGCCGGCATTCCCGGGCTCCACGCCCATCAGCTGCGGCACACCTTCGCGCACGCCTGGCTCGCCCAGGGCGGTACCGAGGGCGACCTCATGCGGATCGCCGGCTGGAAGTCCCGCGCCATGCTCCAGCGGTACGGCGCAAGTGCCGCCGATGCTCGTGCCCGTGAGGCCCATCGCCGCCTCTCCCCCGCCGACCGGCTGTAG